The Xanthomonas sontii genomic sequence GGACCGGTCAGGCCGAAGCAGGGCACTTCCTGGCCCACCGCCAGACGCGGCAGGTAGTAGTCCTTCTGCTCCTTGGAGCCGTAATGCAGCAGCAGTTCGCCCGGGCCCAGCGAGTTGGGCACGCCGACGGTGGAACTGACCACGCTGGAGACCGAGGCGATCTTCTGGATCACCTTGTGGTGGGCCAGCGCGGAGAAGCCCAAACCGCCGTATTCCTTCGGAATGATCATGCCGAAGAACTTGTTCTTCTTGATGAAGCTCCAGATCTCCGGCGGCAGGTCGGCGTGGACGTGGGTGATTTCCCAGTCGTTGGTCATCCGGCACAGTTCTTCGACCGGGCCATCGAGGAAGGCCTGCTCTTCGGCGGTCAGCTGCGGCTTGGGATAGTTCAGCAGCTTCTGCCAGTCCGGGTCGCCGGTGAACAGCTCGCCTTCGAAGCCGACCGAGCCGGTTTCCAGAGCAATGCGCTCGGTCTGCGACAGCGGCGGCAGCACCTTGCGGAACACCTTCAGCATCGGCGCGGTGAGCAGCGGCTTGCGCACGAACGGCAACAGCAGCGGCATCGCGACCACCGCCAGCACGACGGCCGCGACGATGGTGGCGACGTGGTTGGCGCCGAGCAGCCAGCACGCGACCAGCAGCGTGGCGCTCAACGCGGCCCAGACGGCGAGCCGCATGCGGTGATAGGCGGCGAACGCGCCGGCCAGCAACAACACGAGGAAGGGGGCAATGATGCTCATGGGCGTGCTCCGGGGAGGTACTCGGTGACGGCGGACGATGCGCCGGCGCAGGCCGGTGGCAGGGCGTCCAGGTAGTGCAACACAGTGGCGGTAAATGCGGCGTTGTCGTCGCCGGCCAGCATATGCGTGGCCTCGGGCAGATGCGCATGCTGCGCATGCGGCACCAGCGACAGGAACTCTTCGATGGTCTGCGGCGTGACCAGATCGCTGCGGCCGCCGCTGATCAGCAGCAGCGGGCACTGCACGTGTGCGGCGGCCTGCGCGATCGCGCCCTGGTGCTGGTCGCTGTCGCGCGCCAGTTCTTCAACCAGGCGCGGGTCCCAGTGCCAGTACCAGCGGCCGTCGGCGTGTTGCCGCAGGACGCTGCGCAGCGCTTCGGGCGACTTGCGCGCGCGCTGCGGCAGGTAGGCGGCGATCGCGTCGCCGGCCTCGTGCAGGCTGGCGAAGCCCTGCGGATGCGCGGTCATGAAGGCGAGGATGCGTTCGACCCCGGCCGGCTGCCAGCGCGGGGTGATGTCCACCAGCACCATCGCGCGGAACAGGCCCGGCCAGCGCGATTCGGCGATCAGCCCGAACAGCCCGCCCATCGAGGCGGCGACCAGCACCGGTGGCGGCGACATCTCGCCGGCGACCACGATCAGGTCGTCGGTGAATTGCTCGCCGCGATAGGGCAGGTCCGCCGGGTTGCGCGCCGAATCGCCATGGCCGCGCGCGTCGTAGGCGACGCTACGGTACCCATGCGCTTGCAGCGCCGCGGCGGTCGCCGACCAGGCATGCCGGGTCTGGCCGAAGCCATGCGCGAACAGCACCGATCCCGCTTCGCCGGGACCGGTGACGGTCGCGGCCAGCGCCAGCTCGCCGGCACCCGAGAGGGTAGCCGAGGCGGCATGCGGGACGGTGGCGGAAGCGGAGACCATACGAGATAGTATGGTTGCTCTGCGCGGCATGTCAATACGATGCAGTATGGGTGCGAAAAGCCAATGCTGCCGGGCATTTGCGCCGCCCTCGTGAAGGCCACATACTGCAACCGACGTCCCCGTATGGTTAAATCCACGGATGAATACCGCGCCCGCTCCTTCCTCCGACGACGGCGCCGCTTCCGGCGGTGGCCGCAACAACCGGCTCAGTGCCGAAGACTGGGCGCAGGCCGCCCTGGACCTGATCGCCGAACAGGGCGTCAGCGCGGTGGCGGTGGAGCCGCTGGCGCGGCGCCTGGGCGTCACCAAGGGCAGCTTCTACTGGCACTTCCCCTCGCGCGATGCGCTGCTGCAGGCCGCGCTGGAGCGCTGGGAACTGGTCGAGCAGCAGCAGGTGTTCGGCAGCCTGGAAGAGGTGCCGGATCCGCGCACGCGGCTGCGCGCGCTGTTCCAACTGGTCGCGCACGAGGTCAAGCCGCACATCATCTACAGCGAGTTGCTGAA encodes the following:
- a CDS encoding alpha/beta fold hydrolase gives rise to the protein MVSASATVPHAASATLSGAGELALAATVTGPGEAGSVLFAHGFGQTRHAWSATAAALQAHGYRSVAYDARGHGDSARNPADLPYRGEQFTDDLIVVAGEMSPPPVLVAASMGGLFGLIAESRWPGLFRAMVLVDITPRWQPAGVERILAFMTAHPQGFASLHEAGDAIAAYLPQRARKSPEALRSVLRQHADGRWYWHWDPRLVEELARDSDQHQGAIAQAAAHVQCPLLLISGGRSDLVTPQTIEEFLSLVPHAQHAHLPEATHMLAGDDNAAFTATVLHYLDALPPACAGASSAVTEYLPGARP
- a CDS encoding TetR/AcrR family transcriptional regulator — its product is MNTAPAPSSDDGAASGGGRNNRLSAEDWAQAALDLIAEQGVSAVAVEPLARRLGVTKGSFYWHFPSRDALLQAALERWELVEQQQVFGSLEEVPDPRTRLRALFQLVAHEVKPHIIYSELLKALDHPAVRPVIDRVSQRRMEYLIASFRQAGLSRTDAQHRARLAYAAYVGFLQLSLQLHQPKQAREDFEAYVEHVIVTLIPG